One genomic segment of Amycolatopsis sp. Hca4 includes these proteins:
- the gabT gene encoding 4-aminobutyrate--2-oxoglutarate transaminase, with the protein MTASTTAGPQAPAPRQRRLQTEIPGPVSRELQQRRAGAVAAGVSSVLPVYVTSASGGLLTDADGNVLIDFGSGIAVTNVGHSAPAVVDRVRKQACWFTHTCFMVTPYEGYVEVCEALAELTPGDHAKKSVLFNSGAEAVENAVKIARTATGRQAVVVFDHAYHGRTNLTMGMTAKSIPYKHGFGPFAPEIYRVPGSYPFRDGLSGPEAAALAIDRIEKQIGGDQVAAVVLEPIQGEGGFIEPARGFLPAIAAWCRENGVVYVADEVQTGFCRTGAWFASTDEDVVPDLIATAKGIAGGLPLSAVTGRAELLDAVPPGGLGGTYGGNPIACAAALGSIETMKTEDLAASAKRIEGVVLPRLRALAAETGVIGDVRGRGAMLAAEFVRPGTSEPDADLTKRVAAACHRAGVVVLTCGTYGNVVRLLPPLSLSNDLLDEGLSVLEHAVRTEARA; encoded by the coding sequence GTGACCGCAAGCACCACCGCCGGGCCGCAGGCCCCGGCGCCCCGCCAGCGCAGGCTGCAGACCGAGATACCCGGCCCCGTCTCGCGCGAGCTGCAGCAGCGCCGCGCCGGCGCCGTCGCCGCCGGGGTCAGCTCGGTGCTGCCCGTCTACGTCACCTCCGCCAGCGGCGGCCTGCTCACCGACGCCGACGGCAACGTGCTGATCGACTTCGGCTCCGGCATCGCGGTGACCAACGTCGGGCACTCCGCGCCCGCCGTCGTCGACCGCGTCCGCAAGCAGGCCTGCTGGTTCACCCACACCTGCTTCATGGTCACGCCGTACGAGGGGTACGTCGAGGTCTGCGAGGCACTGGCCGAGCTGACCCCTGGCGACCACGCGAAGAAGTCGGTGCTGTTCAACTCCGGCGCCGAAGCCGTCGAGAACGCCGTGAAGATCGCGCGCACGGCAACCGGACGTCAGGCCGTCGTCGTGTTCGACCACGCCTACCACGGCCGCACCAACCTGACGATGGGCATGACCGCGAAGTCCATCCCCTACAAGCACGGCTTCGGCCCCTTCGCGCCCGAGATCTACCGGGTGCCGGGCTCGTACCCGTTCCGCGACGGCCTGTCCGGCCCGGAAGCTGCCGCGCTGGCCATCGACCGGATCGAGAAGCAGATCGGCGGCGACCAGGTCGCGGCGGTCGTGCTCGAACCGATCCAGGGCGAAGGCGGCTTCATCGAGCCCGCGCGCGGCTTCCTGCCCGCGATCGCGGCCTGGTGCCGCGAAAACGGCGTCGTGTACGTCGCCGACGAGGTCCAGACCGGGTTCTGCCGCACCGGTGCCTGGTTCGCCTCCACCGACGAGGACGTCGTCCCGGACCTGATCGCGACGGCCAAGGGCATCGCCGGCGGCCTGCCGCTGTCCGCGGTCACCGGCCGCGCCGAGCTGCTCGACGCGGTCCCGCCGGGCGGCCTCGGCGGCACGTACGGCGGCAACCCGATCGCGTGCGCCGCCGCGCTCGGCTCGATCGAGACGATGAAGACCGAGGACCTCGCGGCCTCGGCCAAGCGCATCGAAGGCGTCGTGCTGCCGCGGCTGCGGGCACTGGCTGCCGAAACCGGGGTGATCGGCGACGTCCGCGGGCGCGGCGCGATGCTGGCCGCGGAATTCGTCCGCCCCGGCACGTCCGAGCCCGACGCCGATCTCACCAAGCGCGTGGCGGCCGCCTGCCACCGCGCCGGGGTCGTGGTGCTGACCTGCGGCACCTACGGCAACGTCGTCCGGTTGCTGCCGCCGCTGTCGCTGTCCAACGACCTGCTCGACGAGGGCCTCTCCGTGCTGGAGCACGCGGTCCGGACGGAGGCCCGCGCATGA
- a CDS encoding aldehyde dehydrogenase family protein, with product MTFPFWVAGKPVTGGATAVVRHSFDGSEAGSHFVPSESDVEAAVQAAADVADEFATLPAHVRAGALDHVSRSLGERSEEIASLITAESGKPLKWARGEVGRAVSTFRWAAEEARRFSGELQRLDTDPGGTGRLALVRRVPRGPVLGITPFNFPLNLVAHKVAPAIAVGAPIVLKPAPATPLTALLLGEILASAGLPAGSWSILPVDNETSSKLVEDPRLPVVSFTGSVPVGWAIRDRVPRKHVALELGGNGAVLVCPDWPDLDFAAQRIATFGMYQAGQSCISVQRVYVHDSVYDALASKVVSQVRALGVGDPRADGVDVGPLINLDAATRVESWVSAAVSSGARVLTGGGRSGATVEPTVLADVPEDASVMAEEVFGPVVSLVRVSSVADGVARINASRFGLQAGVFTRDVPTAFEVSAALKVGGVIVGDVPSFRADQMPYGGVKDSGVGREGPAAAMADFTEERVTVLTGLTL from the coding sequence ATGACGTTCCCGTTCTGGGTCGCCGGGAAGCCGGTGACCGGCGGCGCGACCGCCGTCGTCCGTCACTCGTTCGACGGCTCCGAGGCCGGTTCGCACTTCGTGCCGTCGGAGTCGGACGTCGAGGCGGCGGTGCAGGCCGCGGCCGACGTCGCCGACGAGTTCGCGACGCTGCCCGCGCACGTCCGCGCGGGTGCGCTGGACCACGTGTCCCGATCGCTGGGTGAGCGGTCCGAAGAGATCGCTTCCTTGATCACGGCGGAGTCGGGCAAGCCGCTGAAGTGGGCGCGCGGCGAGGTGGGGCGCGCGGTGTCGACGTTCCGCTGGGCGGCCGAGGAGGCCCGCCGCTTCTCGGGCGAGCTCCAGCGGCTCGACACGGACCCGGGCGGCACCGGCCGGCTGGCCCTGGTCCGGCGGGTGCCGCGCGGGCCGGTGCTGGGCATCACGCCGTTCAACTTCCCGCTGAACCTGGTGGCGCACAAGGTGGCGCCGGCGATCGCGGTGGGCGCGCCGATCGTGCTCAAGCCCGCGCCGGCGACGCCGCTGACGGCGTTGCTGCTGGGCGAAATCCTCGCTTCGGCCGGTCTCCCGGCCGGCTCGTGGTCGATCCTGCCGGTGGACAACGAGACGTCGTCGAAGCTGGTCGAGGACCCGCGGCTGCCGGTGGTGTCGTTCACCGGCTCGGTCCCGGTGGGCTGGGCGATCCGCGACCGCGTGCCCCGCAAGCACGTGGCACTGGAGCTGGGCGGCAACGGCGCGGTGCTCGTCTGTCCGGATTGGCCGGACCTGGACTTCGCGGCCCAGCGGATCGCGACGTTCGGGATGTACCAGGCCGGGCAGTCGTGCATTTCGGTGCAGCGGGTGTACGTCCACGACTCCGTTTACGACGCTCTGGCCTCGAAAGTGGTTTCGCAGGTGCGTGCTTTGGGGGTGGGTGACCCGCGCGCCGACGGTGTCGACGTCGGCCCGTTGATCAACCTGGACGCCGCCACACGAGTGGAATCGTGGGTTTCCGCCGCGGTTTCTTCCGGCGCACGGGTGCTGACCGGCGGCGGCCGGTCGGGAGCCACGGTCGAGCCGACGGTGCTGGCGGACGTGCCGGAAGACGCGTCGGTGATGGCCGAGGAGGTGTTCGGCCCGGTGGTTTCGCTGGTCCGGGTGTCCTCGGTGGCCGACGGTGTCGCGCGGATCAACGCGTCGCGTTTCGGGTTGCAGGCGGGTGTGTTCACGCGTGACGTCCCGACGGCGTTCGAGGTGTCGGCGGCGTTGAAGGTGGGCGGCGTGATCGTCGGGGACGTGCCGAGCTTCCGGGCGGACCAGATGCCGTACGGCGGGGTGAAGGACTCGGGCGTCGGCCGCGAAGGCCCGGCGGCGGCGATGGCGGACTTCACCGAGGAGCGCGTCACGGTCCTGACGGGATTGACGCTCTAG
- a CDS encoding sensor histidine kinase has translation MSASPVLQPLTRRLRALPAAGVDVALAVGVAVAGLWPFFSRTNPAGGPWHAWGVVVVLAAAGVLGWRRRFPVAVLLSGLVGAWAYDFAGNVPAQPVWYGVLIALYTVAVRSAPWPRVAALAVTVGGSLLTASSETALRSGILFVAAYAIGRVAVASRERAEWLERERLAEAARAAERERARIARDMHDILSHAVSLMVVQAEAGPVALPGDPARAEAAFDAIASAGRDAMAQLRRMLAVLKTDDGSPAPQPTLADLPLLVSGASGAGTDIAFSVSGEPGELMPDAEVAAYRITQEALTNIVKHADARHAGVRLDWQDGTLTLEITDDGRGGPATGTGGHGLIGIRERATACGAEVTAGPRPDGPGFRVRARFGARA, from the coding sequence GTGTCCGCCTCGCCGGTTCTCCAACCCCTGACCCGCCGCCTGCGCGCGCTGCCCGCCGCGGGTGTCGACGTGGCGCTGGCCGTGGGCGTGGCGGTGGCCGGGCTGTGGCCGTTCTTCTCCCGCACGAACCCGGCTGGCGGCCCGTGGCACGCGTGGGGTGTCGTCGTCGTGCTGGCGGCGGCCGGAGTCCTGGGGTGGCGGCGGCGGTTCCCGGTCGCGGTGCTGCTGTCCGGCCTGGTGGGCGCCTGGGCCTACGACTTCGCCGGGAACGTCCCGGCCCAGCCGGTCTGGTACGGCGTGCTGATCGCGCTCTACACGGTCGCGGTGCGGTCGGCGCCGTGGCCGCGGGTCGCCGCCCTGGCGGTCACGGTCGGCGGAAGCCTGCTCACAGCGTCGTCGGAAACGGCGTTGCGCAGCGGGATCCTGTTCGTCGCCGCCTACGCCATCGGCCGGGTCGCGGTGGCGTCCCGCGAGCGGGCCGAGTGGCTGGAGCGCGAGCGGCTCGCCGAAGCCGCACGGGCGGCGGAACGGGAACGCGCCCGGATCGCGCGGGACATGCACGACATCCTGTCCCACGCGGTCAGCCTCATGGTCGTGCAGGCAGAGGCGGGCCCGGTGGCGCTGCCCGGCGATCCGGCCCGCGCCGAGGCGGCCTTCGACGCGATCGCGTCGGCGGGGCGGGACGCGATGGCCCAGCTGCGCCGGATGCTCGCCGTGCTCAAGACCGACGACGGCTCGCCCGCCCCGCAGCCGACGCTCGCGGACCTGCCGCTGCTGGTGTCGGGTGCGTCCGGAGCGGGGACGGACATCGCTTTCTCGGTCTCCGGGGAGCCGGGCGAGCTCATGCCGGACGCCGAGGTCGCCGCGTACCGCATCACCCAGGAAGCTCTCACCAACATCGTCAAGCACGCGGACGCCCGGCACGCCGGGGTCCGCCTCGACTGGCAGGACGGCACCTTGACCCTCGAGATCACCGACGACGGCCGCGGCGGTCCCGCCACCGGCACCGGTGGGCACGGCCTCATCGGCATCCGCGAACGCGCCACCGCGTGCGGCGCCGAGGTGACGGCCGGGCCGCGCCCGGACGGCCCGGGGTTCCGCGTCCGGGCGCGGTTCGGGGCGCGGGCATGA
- a CDS encoding serine hydrolase, whose amino-acid sequence MIKHVAAALLALALAGTAAPAFATTPGHACVARKPLDTTALEQAIKGLPNDAVNAALVRATGPDGCWTGTAGVADRRTGARVDPDARFRIGSVTKVFTAVVVLQLVAEQRIALDGTVQEYLPGLLPAGYPAVTVRQLLDYTSGLPSPVVEDDSIEYVVAHRFDRWTPEQYVAAAFAKGTKEFEPGTAQHYRNIGYIVAGMLVEKVTGRSYESQVRDRIVRPLHLTGTTAPGHDPALHGPHVHGYQVMTDGSVQDVTRWDQSFGWASSSIVSTTRDLDVFTEALLGGRLLPPPVQPELFAVPPVPDVSGKPASFGAGLQRFKLPGVGEVWGKSGGWYGYLAGIGGTRDGQRRLVYGLTANDAKNGDNPTPVTQQIVAAGMTLSARG is encoded by the coding sequence ATGATCAAGCACGTCGCCGCTGCCCTGCTCGCCCTCGCGCTGGCGGGCACCGCCGCACCGGCGTTCGCCACGACTCCCGGCCACGCCTGCGTGGCCCGGAAACCCTTGGACACCACCGCACTCGAGCAGGCGATCAAGGGCCTGCCGAACGACGCCGTCAACGCGGCGCTGGTCCGCGCGACCGGCCCGGACGGCTGCTGGACGGGCACCGCCGGTGTCGCCGACCGCCGCACCGGGGCGCGGGTCGACCCGGACGCGCGGTTCCGGATCGGCAGCGTCACCAAGGTGTTCACCGCCGTCGTCGTGCTGCAGCTGGTCGCCGAGCAGCGCATCGCCCTGGACGGCACCGTGCAGGAATACCTGCCCGGCCTGCTGCCGGCCGGGTACCCCGCGGTGACCGTCCGGCAGCTGCTGGACTACACCAGTGGCCTGCCGAGCCCCGTCGTCGAGGACGACAGCATCGAATACGTGGTGGCGCACCGGTTCGACCGCTGGACGCCGGAGCAGTACGTGGCGGCGGCCTTCGCCAAGGGCACCAAGGAGTTCGAGCCCGGCACGGCGCAGCACTACCGCAACATCGGGTACATCGTCGCCGGGATGCTCGTCGAGAAGGTCACCGGACGCAGCTACGAAAGCCAGGTCCGGGACCGGATCGTGCGCCCGCTGCACCTGACCGGGACCACCGCGCCCGGCCACGACCCCGCGCTCCACGGTCCGCACGTGCACGGCTACCAGGTCATGACCGACGGCTCCGTCCAGGACGTGACGCGCTGGGACCAGTCGTTCGGCTGGGCCTCCAGCAGCATCGTCTCGACGACCCGGGACCTCGACGTCTTCACCGAGGCGCTGCTGGGCGGACGGCTCCTGCCGCCGCCGGTCCAGCCGGAGCTGTTCGCCGTGCCGCCGGTCCCGGACGTCTCCGGGAAGCCCGCGAGTTTCGGGGCCGGCCTCCAGCGGTTCAAGCTGCCCGGCGTCGGCGAGGTCTGGGGCAAGAGCGGTGGCTGGTACGGCTACCTCGCGGGGATCGGCGGCACACGCGACGGCCAGCGGCGGCTCGTCTACGGCCTGACCGCGAACGACGCCAAGAACGGCGACAACCCGACGCCGGTCACGCAGCAGATCGTCGCCGCCGGGATGACGCTGTCCGCGCGCGGATGA
- a CDS encoding helical backbone metal receptor: MTHLVDDLGEPVPLPGPASRVVSLVPSLTEAVEVSAPGRLAGATDYCTHPSALDVPRVGGSKYPKLDRVLDLVPDLVLANAEENRPEDVERLRANGIPVWVMAAAASVPAALGSLRRILTQAYELDEPEWLVEAEQVWREVRPVRFHAVVPVWRKPWIVLGRDTFAGDVLRRVGVANVYATAAERYPRPDVEELRAHLSSAADLLVLPDEPYLFTAEDGPDHFPDARYVLVSGRHLTWYGPSLVEAHAALTEALD; the protein is encoded by the coding sequence ATGACTCACCTCGTCGACGACCTCGGGGAGCCGGTGCCGCTGCCGGGACCGGCTTCGCGGGTGGTTTCGCTCGTCCCGTCGCTGACCGAAGCGGTCGAGGTCAGCGCGCCGGGGCGGTTGGCAGGCGCCACGGACTACTGCACCCACCCGTCCGCTTTGGACGTCCCGCGGGTGGGCGGCTCGAAGTACCCGAAGCTGGACCGGGTGCTCGACCTGGTGCCGGACCTGGTGCTGGCCAACGCGGAGGAGAACCGCCCGGAGGACGTGGAACGCCTGCGCGCCAACGGAATCCCGGTGTGGGTGATGGCCGCGGCGGCTTCGGTGCCCGCCGCGCTGGGCTCGCTGCGCCGGATCCTGACCCAGGCGTACGAGCTGGACGAGCCGGAGTGGCTGGTCGAGGCGGAGCAGGTCTGGCGCGAGGTCCGGCCGGTGCGGTTCCACGCGGTGGTCCCGGTGTGGCGCAAGCCGTGGATCGTCCTGGGCCGTGACACGTTCGCCGGGGACGTGCTGCGCCGGGTGGGCGTGGCGAACGTGTACGCGACGGCGGCGGAGCGTTACCCGCGGCCGGACGTGGAGGAGCTGCGGGCGCATCTGAGCTCGGCCGCGGACCTGCTGGTGCTGCCGGACGAGCCGTACCTGTTCACCGCCGAGGACGGGCCGGACCACTTCCCGGACGCGCGGTACGTCCTGGTCTCGGGCCGCCACCTCACGTGGTACGGACCGTCGCTGGTCGAGGCGCACGCGGCGCTGACGGAAGCACTGGACTAG
- a CDS encoding RNB domain-containing ribonuclease yields MIRTHSAGGDFGPLRAEFSLPESFGPEVLAEAEAAVLDPLASAGPREDATDLPLVTIDPPGAKDLDQAMVVEKTAHGFRVHYAIADLAAFVPPGGALDRESRRRGQTLYLPDGNVPLHPPVLSEGAASLLPGEVRPAVLWTIETDDAGEPTATRVRRALVRSTEQFDYETVQAALDAGNPHPSVAALPELGRRRRELAVRRGAVELQLPEQEITGDPDGGWVLARRPRTAVDAWNAEISLLTGMAAARIMLDARIGVLRTLPDPEPEAVDWLRRSAEALGIPWAPEATVSEFLSKLDPGQPASMALYADTTRLLRGAGYTAFDGELPSLTTHAGIGGAYAHVTAPIRRLVDRFATEICLAVSAGREVPEWVRAALADVPERMSASDTLAAKVERACIDQVEAWVLAEHVGGEFSAVVLRADENKAEILVEDPTVMAKCAGERLTAGERIAVRLTAVDAEKRKVSFERA; encoded by the coding sequence GTGATCAGGACACACTCGGCGGGCGGGGACTTCGGCCCCCTGCGTGCCGAGTTTTCGCTGCCGGAGTCGTTCGGGCCCGAGGTGCTGGCCGAGGCGGAGGCGGCGGTCCTCGACCCGCTGGCCAGCGCCGGCCCCCGCGAGGACGCCACGGACCTGCCGCTGGTCACCATCGACCCGCCCGGCGCCAAGGACCTCGACCAGGCGATGGTCGTCGAGAAGACCGCGCACGGCTTCCGCGTGCACTACGCGATCGCCGACCTCGCCGCGTTCGTCCCGCCCGGCGGCGCGCTCGACCGCGAGTCGCGCCGCCGCGGGCAGACGCTCTACCTGCCCGACGGCAACGTCCCGCTGCACCCGCCGGTGCTCTCGGAGGGCGCGGCGAGCCTGCTGCCCGGCGAGGTCCGGCCCGCGGTGCTCTGGACCATCGAGACCGACGACGCCGGCGAGCCGACGGCCACCCGGGTGCGCCGCGCGCTGGTCCGGTCCACCGAGCAGTTCGACTACGAGACCGTGCAGGCCGCGCTCGACGCCGGGAACCCGCACCCGTCGGTGGCCGCGCTGCCCGAGCTGGGCAGGCGGCGGCGCGAGCTGGCCGTCCGGCGCGGCGCCGTCGAGCTGCAGCTGCCGGAGCAGGAGATCACCGGCGACCCGGACGGCGGCTGGGTGCTCGCCCGCCGCCCGCGCACCGCCGTCGACGCCTGGAACGCCGAGATCTCGCTGCTCACCGGCATGGCCGCGGCGCGGATCATGCTCGACGCGCGGATCGGCGTCCTGCGCACGCTGCCCGACCCGGAGCCCGAGGCGGTCGACTGGCTGCGCCGCTCGGCCGAGGCGCTGGGCATCCCGTGGGCGCCGGAGGCGACCGTTTCGGAGTTCCTGTCCAAACTGGACCCGGGCCAGCCGGCGTCGATGGCCCTCTACGCCGACACGACCCGGCTGCTGCGCGGCGCGGGCTACACGGCGTTCGACGGCGAGCTGCCGTCGCTGACGACGCACGCCGGCATCGGCGGCGCGTACGCGCACGTCACGGCGCCGATCCGGCGGCTGGTCGACCGGTTCGCGACGGAGATCTGCCTCGCCGTCTCGGCCGGCCGCGAGGTCCCGGAGTGGGTGCGCGCGGCGCTGGCGGACGTGCCGGAGCGGATGAGCGCGTCGGACACGCTCGCCGCGAAGGTCGAGCGGGCGTGCATCGACCAGGTCGAGGCCTGGGTGCTGGCCGAGCACGTCGGCGGCGAGTTCAGCGCGGTGGTGCTGCGCGCGGACGAGAACAAGGCGGAGATCCTGGTCGAGGACCCGACGGTGATGGCGAAGTGCGCGGGGGAGCGGCTGACCGCGGGGGAGCGGATCGCGGTCCGGCTGACCGCGGTCGACGCCGAAAAGCGGAAGGTGTCGTTCGAACGCGCATGA
- a CDS encoding AAA family ATPase, producing MKIAFVGKGGSGKTTLSSLFVAHLADAGLPVLAIDADINQHLAVALGATEEEALAWPTLGDNMTLIKDYLRGDNPRIPDAASMIKTTPPGRGSRLVRPFEDNPVFAACFRQLGGVRLGVTGQFDEDDLGVKCYHSKVGAAELLLNHMVDVDGEYVVMDMTAGADAFASGLFTRFDVTFLVCEPTVRSVGVYRQYADYARDFGVRLVVVGNKVTDAEDVEFLQDQVGPALLGWLSASGHVRAAERGKARPIAELEPINLSTLASMRAAVDGEQRDWARYQRQAVEFHLRNAAAWAGADLAAQVDPEFVLSPRLTV from the coding sequence GTGAAGATCGCGTTCGTCGGCAAGGGCGGCAGCGGCAAGACCACGCTCTCGTCGCTGTTCGTCGCGCACCTCGCCGACGCCGGCCTGCCGGTGCTGGCCATCGACGCCGACATCAACCAGCACCTCGCGGTGGCGCTCGGCGCGACCGAGGAGGAAGCGCTCGCCTGGCCGACGCTGGGCGACAACATGACGCTGATCAAGGACTACCTGCGCGGCGACAACCCGCGGATCCCGGACGCGGCGTCGATGATCAAGACGACCCCGCCGGGCCGCGGGTCGAGGCTGGTCCGGCCGTTCGAGGACAACCCGGTGTTCGCGGCGTGCTTCCGGCAGCTGGGCGGCGTCCGGCTGGGCGTCACGGGGCAGTTCGACGAGGACGACCTCGGCGTCAAGTGCTACCACTCGAAGGTGGGAGCGGCGGAGCTGCTGCTGAACCACATGGTCGACGTCGACGGCGAGTACGTCGTGATGGACATGACGGCGGGCGCGGACGCGTTCGCCTCGGGGCTGTTCACCCGGTTCGACGTGACGTTCCTGGTGTGCGAGCCGACGGTCCGGAGCGTCGGGGTGTACCGCCAGTACGCGGACTACGCCCGCGACTTCGGCGTGCGGCTCGTGGTGGTGGGCAACAAGGTGACGGACGCGGAGGACGTCGAGTTCCTGCAGGACCAGGTCGGGCCGGCGCTGCTGGGGTGGCTTTCGGCGTCAGGGCACGTGCGCGCGGCCGAGCGCGGGAAGGCCCGGCCGATCGCCGAGCTGGAGCCGATCAACCTTTCGACGCTGGCCTCGATGCGCGCGGCAGTCGACGGCGAACAGCGCGATTGGGCCCGCTACCAGCGCCAGGCGGTCGAGTTCCACCTGCGCAACGCGGCGGCCTGGGCGGGCGCCGACCTCGCCGCGCAGGTGGACCCGGAGTTCGTGCTGAGCCCGCGGCTGACGGTCTAG